A genomic region of Candidatus Zymogenaceae bacterium contains the following coding sequences:
- a CDS encoding AMP-binding protein, translating into MADSTYWNKEMETMPPKKLQKLEEGLLKEELLYIHEHSPFYREKWGEAGVGPKDFSSMEDLGKFPFTTKDDLRKTQEALGGLGGHRCCAKEDLVRIQGTSGTTGRPLYIGLTRADADLWCELFARHAYTGGIRPGDSFINPANFTLFVGGLSESVSAEAMGFCVIPAPLGSSGLEKLFDLIIEFRPTVLFATPSATVFLAEYVKDTLKMNPRDMGFTKGFMAGEALTEEDRATIEETWGITARNYYGLADVAADLASECDALSGLHLCGAGAVTAEIIDPVTLERKELEDGVEGEIVYTTIRREATPVIRYRCRDMVRAYVEKCRCGRTSMRFHIIGRSDDMLKVKGVNVFPAAVKDVISSFIPRTTGEMRIVLNEPGPAVGTNLEIKVEYAEGVKESDLEALASEIKQTIKQKLVFSPIITMIEPQTLPRSQYKIEYFERTYEEKEK; encoded by the coding sequence ATGGCCGACTCTACATACTGGAACAAGGAAATGGAGACAATGCCCCCCAAAAAGCTTCAAAAGCTGGAGGAGGGGCTGTTGAAGGAGGAGCTTCTTTACATCCATGAGCACTCTCCCTTTTATCGGGAGAAATGGGGTGAGGCGGGGGTGGGTCCGAAAGACTTTTCTTCAATGGAGGATTTGGGGAAGTTTCCCTTCACCACAAAGGACGACCTGAGAAAAACCCAGGAGGCGCTGGGAGGCCTGGGGGGGCACCGATGCTGCGCGAAAGAGGACCTGGTGCGCATCCAGGGCACCAGCGGCACCACGGGACGGCCCCTCTATATCGGATTGACCAGAGCCGATGCGGATCTCTGGTGCGAGCTCTTCGCCCGGCACGCCTACACCGGCGGCATCCGTCCCGGGGACTCCTTCATCAATCCAGCCAATTTCACCCTGTTTGTGGGGGGACTGTCCGAGAGCGTCTCCGCCGAGGCGATGGGATTCTGTGTGATCCCCGCCCCCCTGGGGAGCTCGGGGCTGGAAAAGCTGTTTGATTTGATTATTGAGTTTCGTCCCACGGTGCTCTTCGCCACACCGTCGGCCACGGTGTTTCTCGCCGAGTACGTGAAGGACACCCTCAAGATGAATCCCCGGGACATGGGATTCACCAAGGGATTCATGGCGGGTGAGGCCCTGACCGAAGAGGACAGGGCCACGATAGAAGAGACCTGGGGGATTACGGCCAGGAATTACTACGGGCTGGCGGACGTGGCGGCGGATCTGGCCAGCGAGTGCGACGCGCTTTCGGGCCTGCACCTGTGTGGGGCAGGCGCCGTCACGGCGGAAATCATCGATCCGGTGACCCTGGAGCGAAAAGAGCTCGAAGACGGCGTGGAAGGTGAGATCGTCTATACCACCATCCGTCGTGAGGCGACTCCGGTCATCAGGTATCGCTGCCGGGATATGGTCCGAGCCTATGTCGAGAAATGTCGCTGCGGCCGTACCTCCATGCGGTTTCACATCATTGGTAGGTCGGATGATATGCTCAAGGTGAAAGGAGTGAACGTCTTCCCCGCCGCGGTGAAGGATGTGATATCGTCGTTCATTCCCCGTACCACCGGAGAGATGCGCATCGTTCTCAACGAACCCGGGCCGGCCGTCGGAACGAACCTGGAGATAAAGGTGGAGTACGCCGAAGGCGTGAAGGAATCGGACCTGGAGGCGCTGGCATCCGAGATCAAGCAGACCATCAAGCAGAAGCTCGTATTCAGTCCGATTATCACGATGATTGAGCCCCAGACGCTCCCCCGGTCCCAGTACAAGATCGAATATTTCGAGCGGACCTACGAGGAGAAGGAGAAGTAA
- a CDS encoding amino acid permease: MNQEKGTLVRGLTLVTVFTLITGAMVGMAWATIINALFAYAGPAILLSALLAALFSVLIGLCYAELCAAMPFAGGEYHYTRRALGKFASFITGWFLIIAYSSMMPAEVIIFSKVAGSLMPEAWLEAGILTVGSYTFPPLAMIIVGVVVAVFFGLVNYIGIRISAIAQLIFTLVLFGGIAAYVIGGIPHVDMANYGGNFFEKGVAGMFMMVPIAMLAFMGFDVVPQAAEEIRSPIRKVVFLIPLSVIFVLIFYAGVFFVSAGVVPYETIAASTEEVPILPIAQKTIGTVGATIVIVAGLMGLITTLNAFMIGSSRLMLGMAREGVLPAALGKIHPKYGTPAVGIIVLTILGLFGCFFDFLLTLFQVASAAILVAYILVCISLFVLRKKEPDMERPYRMPAARLLGGLAIFGAVLAELFAVYMLIEDKEVLGTVLFFGLAMAGLLYYIFVARKKSGGISNNT, translated from the coding sequence ATGAACCAGGAGAAAGGTACGCTGGTCCGGGGCTTGACCTTGGTAACCGTATTTACCCTCATTACCGGCGCCATGGTGGGGATGGCGTGGGCGACCATCATCAACGCCCTGTTTGCGTACGCCGGACCGGCCATTCTGCTTTCGGCGCTATTGGCCGCGCTCTTTTCGGTTTTGATCGGTCTGTGTTATGCCGAGCTCTGCGCCGCCATGCCCTTCGCCGGCGGCGAGTATCATTACACCCGCCGGGCTCTGGGGAAATTCGCCAGCTTCATTACCGGGTGGTTTCTTATTATCGCGTATTCATCCATGATGCCCGCAGAAGTTATCATCTTTTCCAAGGTGGCCGGATCTCTGATGCCCGAGGCATGGCTTGAGGCCGGGATACTCACCGTGGGGAGCTATACCTTCCCACCGCTGGCGATGATCATCGTCGGTGTGGTGGTCGCCGTCTTTTTCGGTCTCGTTAATTACATCGGCATACGCATTTCGGCCATCGCCCAGCTTATTTTTACACTTGTCCTGTTCGGCGGCATCGCCGCCTATGTCATCGGGGGGATCCCCCACGTGGATATGGCGAACTACGGCGGCAATTTTTTTGAAAAGGGCGTCGCCGGCATGTTCATGATGGTGCCCATCGCAATGCTCGCCTTTATGGGATTTGACGTGGTGCCCCAGGCCGCCGAGGAGATACGATCCCCCATCAGGAAGGTGGTTTTCCTCATTCCCCTGTCCGTCATATTCGTGCTGATTTTTTACGCGGGCGTTTTCTTCGTCTCCGCGGGCGTCGTTCCCTACGAGACGATCGCCGCGTCCACCGAAGAAGTGCCGATCCTGCCCATCGCGCAGAAAACCATCGGCACCGTCGGCGCAACGATCGTCATCGTTGCGGGGTTAATGGGATTGATTACCACCCTCAACGCCTTCATGATCGGCTCCTCCCGGCTGATGCTCGGAATGGCCCGGGAAGGGGTGCTGCCCGCGGCCCTCGGTAAGATCCACCCGAAATACGGCACACCGGCGGTGGGTATCATTGTTCTGACGATACTGGGCCTTTTTGGCTGCTTCTTTGACTTCCTCTTAACATTGTTCCAAGTCGCCTCGGCGGCGATCTTGGTGGCGTATATTCTGGTGTGCATTTCGCTGTTCGTCCTCCGCAAGAAAGAGCCGGACATGGAGCGGCCCTATCGGATGCCCGCGGCGCGGCTTCTGGGGGGGCTTGCCATCTTTGGAGCGGTCCTGGCGGAGCTGTTTGCCGTGTACATGCTCATCGAAGACAAGGAGGTGCTGGGAACGGTACTCTTCTTCGGATTGGCGATGGCGGGACTTCTCTATTATATCTTCGTTGCCAGGAAGAAGTCCGGGGGAATATCGAACAACACATAA